The following is a genomic window from Marinobacter bohaiensis.
TAGGTGAACGAGCCGTCCATGATCATCGCTTCCATGCCCAGGTAGTGCATGATGGACACGCCACTGCCCATGATGCCGCCGCCCAGTGCGATCCTGTAACGGGTGATCATCTCCGGCAGGGTGATGTAGAAGGCGATGAACGAGGCGATCACGCTGGCCGCCATGGAGATGGCCGTCATGGCCAGGTCGTAGCGCACGTCGGCGTGCATGTGGAACGCCAGCATCCCCACGAAGTGCATCGACCAGATACCCGCCCCCATCACGATCGAGCCCGCCGCCAGCCAGAAGCATCGGCTCCGGCCGGAAGCATTGAAGATCTTCGAGGTAATACTCAGCGCAGAATACGAGGCGACAATGGCAATAACGACGGAGGTGGCGACCAGGTAAAGATTGTACGTTCCACTCATTGCGCTTCCGTTCCCTTCCGGATACTGCCGGGTATGTCTGGTGTCGTGTCGTCGTTCGGGATGGGTGTCAAATAATAACGTAACTTTATCACAGCGTGTTGATTGAATGTCAGGGTCAATCGATAGGATCTGTCACTTTCGGTCAAGATCTATAGCAGACACCCGCAGAAAGGGTAGACGCAGACGGTCGTCGGGTGAAGGTCGGGCGGATGCCCCGATGATCAGGAGTCGCGGGACGCGATCGGCGCGGCGTCCCGCCAGCCTTCTCCGGGTTCCACCCGCAAATCCCGGGCGCTCACCGGCTCGCCGCATTCGGAACAGACCGTGACGGGGTGCATGACGGCTCCGCACTGCTTGTGGATGTGCCTGATCGGGGCCCCCCGGTCGTCGGTCATATGCCGGTCTCCCCAATGGACCAGGGCCAGGATGACGGTATGCAGCTCGAGGCCTTTGTCGGTCAGGCGGTACTCGTCACGTGGTGGCCGTTCCTGGTAGCGCTGCTTGCGCAGGACACCGTGTTGAACGAGTTTCTTCAAGCGATCGGTCAGCACATGGCGGGTGATGCCCAGGCGCTTTTCAAACGTGTCGAAGCGGCGCACGCCCAGAAAGCAGTCCCGCAGGATCAGCAGCGTCCAGCGATCCCCGACCACCGACAGGGTTCGTGCCAGCGAGCACGGTTCTTGATCGAGTTCTTCCCAGCGCATAAAGCTTTGTCGTGTCCTTCCGTCATACGATTTGGAATGGTACGAGGATAGCTTGACAAGTTCCAAAACGGAACTGACTATACGGTGAGTTCCAAAAAAGAACGTACTGGCAAGAACAACAAGGCCCGGTCGGGCCGCGACAACACATACGACAAAAACGAGGTGTGGCATGGCCCAGCAGTCAGGATTGTCGGCGGAGAGCGCCGGCAGCGCGTCGTCCAGAGCCCGCGTGGCGGTGATCATCGGCGCGGGTGACGCGACCGGCGGTGCCATTGCCCGCCGTTTCGCCCGGGAAGGGCTGGCGGTGGTGGTCACGCGCCGCCATGAGGATGCCTTGATCCCCCTGGTGCAGAGTATCCGCGATGCGGGCGGTGTTGCCCACGGCATCGGCTGCGATGCGCGTGACGAGGGCGCCATGGTCGGCCTGTTCGATCGCATCGAGCGGGACATAGGCGACGTGGCCGTCGTGGTCTTCAACATCGGCGCCAATGTCCGACACCCGATCACGGAAACCACCGCCCGGGTCTACCGCAAGGTCTGGGAGATGGCAGCCTTCGCCGGTTTCCTGACCGGTCGAGAGGCGGCGCGGGTCATGGGGCCGCGCCAGCAGGGCACCCTGATTTTCACGGGGGCGACCGCGTCCCTGCGGGGCAGCGCCGGATTCGCCGCCTTCGCCGGCGCCAAGTTCGCCTTGCGCGCCCTGGCCCAGAGTCTGGCGCGGGAGTTGGGCCCCCAGGGCATTCACGTTGCCCATACGGTGATTGACGGCGCCATCGACACGGATTTCATCCGCGACAACTTTCCCGAACGCTATGCCCTCAAGGAGCAGGGCGGCATCCTCAACCCGGAACACATTGCCGAGCAGTACTGGCGCCTGCATTGCCAGCCACGGGACTGCTGGACCCACGAACTGGATTTACGGCCCTGGCTGGAAACGTTCTGACCGCTTGCCACCCAACCGACCGCGACCAACCCCTGACAGGAAGACCAGCATGAAACAGACCATCGATGTGTATTTCGACGTGGGCAGTCCGGCCAGCTACCTGGCCTGGACTCAACTGCCCGATCTCGCGGCGCGCCATGGGGCGCGGATCAACTGGCGGCCGATACTGCTGGGCGCGGTGTTCCAGGCCACCGGTAACCAGACGCCGGCGGTGATCCCGGCCAAGGGGCGCTACATGAGCATGGACCTGCAGCGCTTTGCCCAGGCCTATGGTGTGGATTTCCGGTTCAACCCGCATTTTCCGGTCAACACGCTGATGCTGATGCGGGGCGCGGTGGCGTACCTGGACAGCCCACGTCTGCAGGACTACCTGGGCGCCGTATTCCGGGCGCTTTGGGTGGACGGCCAGAATATGGGAGAACCGGATGTGGTGGCCGATGTCCTCGCCCGGGCCGGGTTCGATCCGCAGGAGGTTCTGGGAAAGGTGGAGCAGCCTGACATCAAGCAGGCGCTCAAGGACATCACGGCGCAGGCCCTGGAACGCGGCGTCTTTGGCGCGCCCACGCTGTTCCTGGGAGACGCCATGTATTTCGGCCAGGATCGTCTCTGGCAGGTGGAGGAAGCCCTGGCGGACTCTGCACACTCAACCCCCAAGGAGTCATCGTGAATCAATCCACAAGCCTGCACACTTTCGACCAGTCCATTGCCCTGGAGGCCGATGGCGACAATGCCTGGCGCGGCCGGTTTCCGGCGGCCTACGCCAATATGGTCGGCCCCTACGGCGGCATCATTGCCGCCACGCTGCTGAACGCCGTGCTCCGGCATCCCGGGCGCCTGGGCGACCCCGTGGCCATGACGGTCAACTTCGCCGGTCCGATCGGCGAGGCGGATTTCGACGTATCGACCCGCATAGCCCGCACCAACCGCTCGACCCAGCACTGGATCCTGGAACTGAGCCAGGACGACCAGATCGCTGTGACCGCGACGGTGCTGACCGGCGTGCGGCGGGATTCCTGGGAGTCCGCCGACGTGTCCATGCCGGAGGTGCCGCCCGCCGGGTCGGTCGAGCCCCTGGACGCCCGCGGTTACCTGCGCTGGATCCAGAACTACGAACTGCGCATCGTGGATGGTGCTTTCGATCCCAGCGGCCGGACGCCGGCGCAGGAGAACGCCGTTACGCGGCTCTGGGTGCGCGATCATCCGGCCCGCCCACTGGATTTCCTGTCCCTGATGGCGGCCAGCGACTGCTTCTTCCCGCGGGTGTTCGTGCGCCGCCAGGAACGCATGCCTGCCGGCACCGTGTCGCTGACGACCTATTTCCACGCCGATGCGGCAACACTGGCCCGCCAGGGCGATCGCTCGCTGCTGGGCCAGGCCCGCGCCAATCGCTACAGCCGCAGCTACTTCGACCAGAGCGCCGAGCTGTGGAGCGCGGACGGCGAACTGCTGGCCACCAGTCACCAGATCGTCTACTTCAAGGGGTAAATCGGCGTTTGGGGAGCCGGGAGGGGAACCCGGATGCTGGCCGCGGATCGAAGCTTTCAGGACAGGGTTGAACAGTCAGGATCGGATCATGGCCGGATGGGCAATCACCCGACGCGGCGGCCGCTTGCTGCTGGTTGCCGTGATTCTGCTGGCGGGCTGCCAGGCAACGGGGCCGAAGCCGTTCAATGGCGCTCGTGGCTATATCGTGTCCGACGCGGGCGACCATTGGCAGGTCAGCTATACCGATGCGGCCGAACGGCGCTGGTCGGAACTGGAAACCAGGGCTCTGGCCGCCTGTGCCAGCCATACCGGGCGCTCCATGGATACCCTGCGACTGGTGGCGGTGCAGCGGGACAGCTACGTCGACGCGGTGCCGGTGGACGTGTCCTATCCCGCCGGCGTGCTGGACACGCCCATGTCCAATAGTGCCAACGGCGCGGTGGGAGCGGATACGCCGCTGGTGTACTACCAGAACACGACGGTCAGCCGTACCCTGATCCTGCGCCGGGTGAGCGCCCGCTGTCAGCCGGCCTGAATCGGGGCGTCCGCCAGCACCTTGCGCAGGAAGTCCCGGGTGCGCGGGTCCTGCGGGTTGGAGAACAGCTCCGAGGGCGGCCCCTGCTCGACGATGCGCCCACCGTCGATGAAGATCACCCGATCCGCCACATCCCGGGCGAAGGCCATCTCGTGGGTGACCACGATCATGGTCTGGCGCTCCTGGGCCAGTTGCTTCATCAGCCCCAGTACTTCATCCACCCACTCCGGGTCCAGCGAGGAGGTCGGCTCGTCGAACAGGATCACCTCGGCGCCGGTGGCCATGGCGCGGCCGATGCCGACGCGCTGCTGCTGGCCGCCGGACAGCGAGGCCGGGTAGGCCTGGGCCTTTTCCGCCAGACCAATACGGCTGAGGATCTGGCGGGCCTTGTCGCGCGCCTTGGCCTTGGGCCAGCGATCCACCACGATCAGCCGTTCGGCGATGTTGTCCTCGGCGTTCTTGTTGGCGAACAGGGCGTAGTTCTGGAACACGAACGCAGTGCGCCGGCGCAGTTCCAGAATCTCACTTTTGCTCGCCTGGCAGGCGTCCACGGTCAGGTCGCCGACGCTGATCTGCCCCGCCGACGGTTGTTCCAGGAAATTGATGCAGCGCAGCAGCGTGGATTTGCCGGTGCCCGACGGGCCGATCACCACCACGATCTCGCCCTGGGCGATGTCCAGGTCGATGCCGTCGAGTACCGTCTGGTTGCCGTACTGCTTACGCAGTCCCTTGAGCTTGATCATCGGCTGTAGGCCCTGTTGAGTCGGTTTTCCAGATAGCGTTGCAGCCACGCCAGCAGCTCGACGACGATCCAGTAGATCACCGCCACCACCAGGAACGCCTCGAAGTAGAGGAAGCTGCCGGCGGCTTCCTTCTGGGTGGCGCCCATCAGCTCGGTGACCCCCAGGGTGAAGGCCAGGGACGAGGCCTTGATCATGTCGATGAAGTAGTTCATCAGCGTGGGCACCGCGATACGGGTGGCCTGGGGCAGGATGATGCGGCGCATCAGCTGGGCGTTGGTCATGCCGATGGACAGCCCGGCTTCCGTCTGGCTGCGGTCGACGCTGACGATGGCGGCGCGGATGGATTCCGCCATATAGGCCGAGAAGTGCATGGTCAGGCCCATAATGGTGGCGGTAACGCCGTCGATGGCGGTCAGCGAGCTGAACAGCTGCGGCAGGCCGTAGTAGAACAGGAACAGCTGAACCAGCAGCGGCGTGCCTCGAAAGAAGGAGATGAACAGCATTGTGATGCGGTTGAGCACCGGCACCCGCAGTACCCGGATCACCGCCAGCAGGCAGGACAGCAGCAGCGCCACCGCCATGCCGACGGTGGCCATCTGCAGCGTGAGGGGCAGATACCGGAGCAGGATGGGCACCAGCTCCAGCATGTAGTTGAAGTCGAGGACGTTCATTCAGGCGATCCCGGATCAGGGCGAGGTGATGTCCGTCCCGAACCAGGATTCGGAAATGGCTTTGAGGGTGCCGTTATCGCGCAGCGTCTCGATGGCCTGGTTCACCTCGTCACGCAGGGCGCGGCCCTCTTCAGTGTCGCGGAACGGGTAGGCGTTGGAAATGCTGGAGATGGTCGGCCCGGCCAGTTGCAGCGGCAGCGGCTTGTCCTTGATGATCTGGCTGGCGCTGATCCGGTCCATGACGAAGGCGTCCACCCGGCCCAGGGCGGTGTCCTGTTCCAGGTTGCTGTCGTAGGTGCGGATGTCGATCTCGTCGGCGTAGGGCAGTTCGCGCAGCAGGTCCTCGTAATTGGACCCCAGGTTCACCGCCACGGTCTTGCCCTTGAGATCTTCCACGCCCTGAATGCTGTCGTTGCCTTCCTTGACCACCACCTGGGCGCCGTCGTAGACGTACGGCTGGGTGAACAGATACTTCTGCTGGCGCTCGTCGGTGATGGTGATCTGGTTCGCCACGGTATCGATGCGGCCGGACTCCAGCATCCCGAACAGGCCCGAGAAGGCGGCGGTGCGGTAAACCACCTCGCGGCCCAGTTCCTGGCCGATGGCGTTCATCACGTCCACTTCA
Proteins encoded in this region:
- a CDS encoding winged helix-turn-helix transcriptional regulator: MRWEELDQEPCSLARTLSVVGDRWTLLILRDCFLGVRRFDTFEKRLGITRHVLTDRLKKLVQHGVLRKQRYQERPPRDEYRLTDKGLELHTVILALVHWGDRHMTDDRGAPIRHIHKQCGAVMHPVTVCSECGEPVSARDLRVEPGEGWRDAAPIASRDS
- a CDS encoding SDR family oxidoreductase — encoded protein: MAQQSGLSAESAGSASSRARVAVIIGAGDATGGAIARRFAREGLAVVVTRRHEDALIPLVQSIRDAGGVAHGIGCDARDEGAMVGLFDRIERDIGDVAVVVFNIGANVRHPITETTARVYRKVWEMAAFAGFLTGREAARVMGPRQQGTLIFTGATASLRGSAGFAAFAGAKFALRALAQSLARELGPQGIHVAHTVIDGAIDTDFIRDNFPERYALKEQGGILNPEHIAEQYWRLHCQPRDCWTHELDLRPWLETF
- a CDS encoding 2-hydroxychromene-2-carboxylate isomerase, with product MKQTIDVYFDVGSPASYLAWTQLPDLAARHGARINWRPILLGAVFQATGNQTPAVIPAKGRYMSMDLQRFAQAYGVDFRFNPHFPVNTLMLMRGAVAYLDSPRLQDYLGAVFRALWVDGQNMGEPDVVADVLARAGFDPQEVLGKVEQPDIKQALKDITAQALERGVFGAPTLFLGDAMYFGQDRLWQVEEALADSAHSTPKESS
- a CDS encoding acyl-CoA thioesterase: MNQSTSLHTFDQSIALEADGDNAWRGRFPAAYANMVGPYGGIIAATLLNAVLRHPGRLGDPVAMTVNFAGPIGEADFDVSTRIARTNRSTQHWILELSQDDQIAVTATVLTGVRRDSWESADVSMPEVPPAGSVEPLDARGYLRWIQNYELRIVDGAFDPSGRTPAQENAVTRLWVRDHPARPLDFLSLMAASDCFFPRVFVRRQERMPAGTVSLTTYFHADAATLARQGDRSLLGQARANRYSRSYFDQSAELWSADGELLATSHQIVYFKG
- a CDS encoding amino acid ABC transporter ATP-binding protein, with the protein product MIKLKGLRKQYGNQTVLDGIDLDIAQGEIVVVIGPSGTGKSTLLRCINFLEQPSAGQISVGDLTVDACQASKSEILELRRRTAFVFQNYALFANKNAEDNIAERLIVVDRWPKAKARDKARQILSRIGLAEKAQAYPASLSGGQQQRVGIGRAMATGAEVILFDEPTSSLDPEWVDEVLGLMKQLAQERQTMIVVTHEMAFARDVADRVIFIDGGRIVEQGPPSELFSNPQDPRTRDFLRKVLADAPIQAG
- a CDS encoding amino acid ABC transporter permease, which encodes MNVLDFNYMLELVPILLRYLPLTLQMATVGMAVALLLSCLLAVIRVLRVPVLNRITMLFISFFRGTPLLVQLFLFYYGLPQLFSSLTAIDGVTATIMGLTMHFSAYMAESIRAAIVSVDRSQTEAGLSIGMTNAQLMRRIILPQATRIAVPTLMNYFIDMIKASSLAFTLGVTELMGATQKEAAGSFLYFEAFLVVAVIYWIVVELLAWLQRYLENRLNRAYSR
- a CDS encoding amino acid ABC transporter substrate-binding protein, giving the protein MKTLLLSIIAAASLAISPLTLAQDKEPLRVGMSGQYFPFTFVEKDKLQGFEVDVMNAIGQELGREVVYRTAAFSGLFGMLESGRIDTVANQITITDERQQKYLFTQPYVYDGAQVVVKEGNDSIQGVEDLKGKTVAVNLGSNYEDLLRELPYADEIDIRTYDSNLEQDTALGRVDAFVMDRISASQIIKDKPLPLQLAGPTISSISNAYPFRDTEEGRALRDEVNQAIETLRDNGTLKAISESWFGTDITSP